One part of the Odontesthes bonariensis isolate fOdoBon6 chromosome 13, fOdoBon6.hap1, whole genome shotgun sequence genome encodes these proteins:
- the tcirg1b gene encoding T cell immune regulator 1, ATPase H+ transporting V0 subunit a3b, protein MGSMFRSEEVCLVQLFLQSGSAYNCVSELGELGLVEFRDLNPNVNSFQRKFVGEVRRCEELEKTFTFLEQEISRSLSPPLQTPLPPPCPIPSAPQQRELIAIEEESERLARELKEVSRNRDSLRAQLTQLCQYRGVLTRTHSLTASQAPPPVLESQGLFDNRQDIKLSFVAGVVHPWKVPSFERLLWRACRGYIIVDFREMEDRLEHPDTGEMVQWTVFLISFWGDQIGQKVKKICDCFHTQTFAYPESPAEREEILQGLQGRIEDIKSVLSQTESFLQQLLLRAVAILPQWKVRVQKCKAIQMVLNLCSPSVTDKCLIAEAWCPTAKLPELQSALREGGRKSGSGVDSFYNRLPSSTPPPTQFPLNSFTAGFQNIVDAYGVASYREVNPAVYTIITFPFLFAVMFGDVGHGLLMSLAALWMVLEEKDPKLRSNNNEIWRMMFGGRYLILLMGLFSVYTGAIYNECFSRGINTFSSGWNVGPMFQKNIWNASVLEGNQFLSMDPVVSGVFTSPYPFGIDPVWGLANNKLTFLNSYKMKMSVIIGVIHMTFGVCLSFFNYWHFGQFSSVFFVLIPELFFMLSLFGYLVFMVVFKWIAYTPADSQIAPSILIHFIDMFLFTDNPDNPPLYPGQLVVQKILVVLALCSVPVLLLGKPTWEYITFKKRRRLVDEDRRPLVADDGSVNTHQGEVEGGAADEEEFDAADVFMHQAIHTIEYCLGCISNTASYLRLWALSLAHAQLSEVLWVMVMRIALKWQGYVGSAILFVIFAAFAVLTVSILLVMEGLSAFLHALRLHWVEFQNKFYSGTGYKLVPFSFPSLINASTAI, encoded by the exons ATGGGATCCATGTTTCGAAGCGAGGAGGTGTGCCTGGTGCAGCTGTTCCTCCAATCGGGCTCAGCCTACAATTGTGTCAGCGAGCTGGGAGAGCTGGGCCTGGTGGAGTTCAGAGAC TTAAATCCTAACGTaaattccttccagaggaagttTGTCGGCGAGGTCAGACGATGCGAAGAGCTTGAGAAGACTTTTA CCTtcctggagcaggagatcagcCGCTCCCTATCGCCACCCTTGCAGACTCCCCTCCCCCCTCCGTGCCCGATCCCTTCGGCCCCTCAGCAACGAGAACTCATCGCCATAGAGGAGGAAAGTGAGAGGCTGGCCAGAGAGCTCAAAGAG GTGTCCAGAAACAGAGACAGCCTCCGGGCCCAGCTGACCCAGCTCTGTCAGTACCGAGGAGTCCTGACCAGAACGCACTCGCTTACAGCCTCACAG GCACCGCCTCCTGTGCTGGAAAGCCAAGGCCTCTTTGATAACCGCCAAGATATCAAACTCAG CTTCGTGGCAGGGGTGGTCCATCCTTGGAAGGTCCCCTCCTTTGAGCGGTTGCTATGGCGGGCGTGTCGTGGTTACATTATCGTGGATTTCAGAGAAATGGAGGACCGACTGGAGCACCCAGACACG GGGGAAATGGTGCAGTGGACGGTGTTCCTCATTTCCTTCTGGGGGGATCAGATTGGGCAGAAAGTCAAGAAGATATGCGATTG CTTCCACACACAGACATTTGCATACCCTGAGAGCCCTGCTGAGAGGGAGGAGATCCTGCAGGGGCTTCAAGGCAGAATTGAAGACATCAAATCA GTGTTGTCTCAGACTGAGTCctttctgcagcagctgttgtTGCGCGCAGTGGCCATTCTGCCCCAGTGGAAGGTGCGAGTCCAGAAGTGTAAGGCCATCCAGATGGTGCTGAATCtctgcagcccctctgtcactGACAAATGCCTGATCGCCGAGGCCTGGTGCCCAACTGCCAAGCTGCCCGAGCTGCAGAGTGCCCTGAGGGAGGGAGGG AGGAAGAGTGGCAGTGGGGTTGACTCTTTCTACAACCGTCTGCCCTCCTCAACCCCTCCACCCACTCAGTTTCCCCTCAACTCTTTCACAGCTGGCTTCCAGAACATCGTGGACGCTTACGGAGTGGCCAGCTACCGTGAGGTCAATCCAG CTGTGTACACCATAATTACATTCCCCTTCCTGTTTGCGGTGATGTTTGGGGATGTGGGTCATGGTTTACTGATGTCTCTGGCTGCCCTCTGGATGGTTCTTGAGGAGAAGGACCCCAAACTCAGGAGCAATAACAATGAA ATCTGGAGGATGATGTTTGGAGGACGGTATCTGATTCTGCTGATGGGACTGTTCTCTGTCTACACGGGGGCCATTTACAACGAGTGCTTCAGCAGAGGCATCAATACCTTCAGCTCAGGGTGGAACGTTGGCCCCATGTTTCAAAAGAACATATGGAA TGCGTCAGTGCTGGAAGGGAACCAGTTCTTGTCCATGGATCCCGTTGTCTCTGGTGTATTTACCAGCCCCTATCCGTTTGGAATTGACCCG GTTTGGGGCCTGGCTAACAACAAATTAACCTTCCTGAACTCGTACAAGATGAAGATGTCGGTCATCATCGGTGTCATTCACATGACTTTTGGAGTTTGCTTGTCATTCTTCAACTACTG GCACTTTGGTCAGTTCAGCAGCGTGTTCTTTGTGCTGATCCCGGAGCTGTTCTTCATGCTGAGTCTCTTTGGCTACCTGGTGTTCATGGTGGTTTTTAAGTGGATTGCCTACACTCCTGCTGACTCCCAAATTGCTCCCAGTATACTGATCCACTTCATAGACATGTTCCTCTTCACGGACAACCCAGACAATCCACCACTGTATCCGGGTCAG CTTGTGGTGCAGAAGATCCTGGTGGTGCTGGCTCTGTGTTCTGTCCCGGTCCTCCTGCTGGGGAAGCCCACGTGGGAATACATAACATTCAAGAAAAGACGACGTCTAGTT GATGAGGACAGACGTCCGCTGGTGGCCGACGACGGCTCTGTTAACACTCATCAGGGGGAGGTGGAGGGTGGCGCTGCGGACGAGGAG GAGTTCGACGCCGCAGATGTGTTCATGCATCAGGCCATCCACACCATAGAGTACTGCTTGGGCTGCATCTCCAACACAGCCTCTTATCTGCGACTCTGGGCCCTCAGTTTGGCGCACGCAC AGCTGTCGGAGGTGCTGTGGGTGATGGTCATGCGCATTGCTCTGAAGTGGCAGGGCTATGTGGGATCTGCAatactttttgtcatttttgccGCCTTTGCTGTGTTGACTGTCTCCATCCTTCTGGTTATGGAGGGACTCTCAGCTTTCCTCCACGCGCTACGTCTACACTG GGTGGAGTTTCAGAATAAGTTCTACAGTGGGACAGGCTACAAACTCGTCCCTTTCTCCTTCCCATCTCTGATCAATGCTTCAACTGCTATATGA